A stretch of Candidatus Thermokryptus mobilis DNA encodes these proteins:
- a CDS encoding segregation and condensation protein A codes for MKYKIKLPYFEGPLDLLLFFVKRDELNIYDIPIAKITREFLEYIHLMQMLDLEVASEFIVMASTLMQIKAKMLLPKPEVESEEEEEDPRAELARRLAEYKKFKELASEFSKMEDEAGKIFYRGYFKNDARDYFDGDEEFLKDVSLFDLLTAFKRALEGAREAVYHEIETQNYKVEDEMENILNRLKFKRKFSFNEIIDSYVEKARIIVAFLALLELARLKKIRISQEEVFGELIIEDASQGWMVNAI; via the coding sequence ATGAAATACAAAATTAAATTGCCGTATTTTGAAGGACCGCTTGACCTTCTCTTGTTTTTCGTCAAGCGTGACGAACTTAACATCTACGACATCCCGATCGCTAAGATAACAAGGGAATTTCTTGAATACATTCATCTTATGCAGATGCTTGACCTTGAAGTTGCGAGCGAGTTTATAGTTATGGCATCAACTCTCATGCAGATAAAGGCGAAGATGCTTTTACCAAAGCCAGAAGTTGAAAGTGAAGAAGAGGAAGAAGATCCAAGGGCTGAGCTTGCAAGGCGACTCGCTGAATATAAAAAGTTTAAAGAACTTGCCTCTGAATTTAGTAAGATGGAAGATGAAGCGGGAAAGATTTTTTACAGGGGCTATTTTAAAAATGACGCAAGGGATTATTTTGATGGAGATGAGGAGTTCTTAAAGGATGTTTCGCTTTTTGACCTTTTGACTGCGTTTAAGAGAGCGCTTGAAGGCGCAAGGGAAGCGGTTTATCACGAAATTGAGACGCAAAATTATAAAGTTGAGGACGAGATGGAAAATATACTCAATAGATTGAAGTTCAAGCGTAAGTTTTCCTTCAATGAGATAATTGATTCATATGTTGAAAAGGCGAGGATAATTGTCGCTTTCCTTGCTTTGTTGGAGCTTGCGAGGTTGAAGAAGATAAGAATTTCGCAAGAAGAGGTTTTTGGTGAACTTATAATTGAGGATGCCTCTCAGGGGTGGATGGTGAACGCAATTTAA
- the scpB gene encoding SMC-Scp complex subunit ScpB, translating to MDGERNLKQNQPASVGNLKSIVEALIFASDVPLSLKQIKEIIDEPSKKFLSENGSSTITEEDVKKAIDDLNLEYSERGSSFRIIEIAGGYQFATLPEFAKWVGKLFKERSKKKLSQAALETLAIIAYKQPISKPEIESIRGVNVDHVIKNLLERKLITIVGRAETIGRPLLYGTTREFLKYFGLKNLSDLPKPTEIEEIISGDDEQ from the coding sequence GTGGATGGTGAACGCAATTTAAAACAAAATCAACCTGCTTCAGTGGGAAATTTAAAATCAATAGTTGAAGCTTTGATATTCGCATCGGATGTGCCATTGAGCTTGAAGCAGATTAAAGAAATAATCGACGAGCCCTCAAAGAAATTTCTTTCAGAGAACGGTTCTTCAACCATAACTGAAGAAGATGTTAAGAAGGCGATAGATGATTTGAATCTAGAGTATTCCGAGAGAGGTTCGTCTTTCAGGATAATTGAAATTGCTGGTGGTTATCAATTTGCTACTTTGCCTGAATTTGCTAAGTGGGTTGGGAAACTTTTCAAAGAAAGGAGCAAGAAGAAGCTTTCACAAGCTGCTCTTGAAACGCTTGCGATAATAGCGTATAAACAACCGATAAGCAAGCCCGAAATTGAATCAATTCGTGGCGTAAATGTTGACCATGTGATTAAAAACCTGCTTGAGAGGAAACTCATAACGATAGTTGGACGAGCTGAAACCATTGGAAGACCTCTTCTTTATGGGACGACGCGAGAGTTTTTGAAGTATTTCGGTTTGAAAAATTTATCCGATCTTCCGAAACCAACTGAAATTGAAGAGATTATATCTGGAGACGACGAGCAATGA
- a CDS encoding pseudouridine synthase, with translation MSGKELIRLNKYLAMCGVASRRKADELIKQGRVSVNGEVVTQLGVKIDPKRDRVMVDGKPVKMTEKLVYIVLNKPKDCITTVKDEKGRRTVLDLVKVKERIFPVGRLDRNTTGVLILTNDGELAYRLMHPRYKVEKAYKVALDKPIKMEDIEKLKRGIMLDSRKTSACEIYILPNSENKELGIVIREGRYRQIRRMFQRLGYKVQKLHRVSFGGITVSGMKRGEWRYLTDKEIKKLKRLVGLEK, from the coding sequence ATGAGCGGGAAAGAACTTATACGGCTTAATAAATATCTTGCTATGTGTGGTGTTGCTTCAAGGAGGAAAGCCGATGAGTTAATTAAGCAAGGTAGAGTTTCAGTAAATGGTGAAGTTGTGACACAGCTTGGGGTTAAAATTGACCCCAAGAGAGACAGGGTAATGGTTGATGGAAAACCAGTTAAAATGACGGAGAAATTAGTTTATATTGTTTTGAACAAGCCCAAGGATTGCATTACTACCGTGAAAGATGAAAAAGGACGAAGAACAGTCCTTGACCTTGTCAAGGTTAAAGAGAGGATTTTCCCTGTCGGACGGCTTGACAGAAATACGACAGGGGTCTTAATCTTAACGAACGATGGAGAGCTTGCTTATCGTTTGATGCACCCAAGATACAAAGTTGAAAAAGCTTATAAAGTTGCGCTTGATAAACCTATAAAGATGGAGGACATTGAAAAGTTAAAGCGCGGGATAATGCTTGATAGCAGAAAAACATCAGCTTGCGAGATTTATATTTTGCCTAACAGCGAGAATAAAGAACTTGGGATTGTAATCCGTGAAGGAAGATATAGACAAATAAGGAGGATGTTTCAACGCTTGGGATATAAAGTTCAAAAGCTTCACAGGGTCAGCTTTGGCGGGATAACAGTTAGTGGGATGAAACGAGGCGAGTGGAGATATTTAACGGATAAAGAAATAAAAAAATTAAAACGCCTTGTTGGTCTTGAAAAATAA
- the dacB gene encoding D-alanyl-D-alanine carboxypeptidase/D-alanyl-D-alanine endopeptidase, with protein sequence MKRNLILLPLLLYFYSCASAQKVVESETPSEIKTEISYFEETSLSRLRDELNQIFSDPNFSNAYWGVVIQSLETGEYFYRLNEHKSFIPASNMKLFTTAVALIKLGPDFKYKTSVYTDGEIKNGVLNGNLFVRGSGDPTISGRFNNGDVIKTFKDWADSLKNLGIREINGDIVGDDNYFDDQYMGTGWAWDDETYWYSAHISALSFNDNCVDFEIRPGKKIGDTAIVLLTPNTSYVKVVNRVLTVHRDSTTQIDFFRIPGTNIINIFGRISLKTGSYKESISIHNPTLYTVTVFKEVLESKGIKVNGKPIDIDDTNLSPNYDEMKVLASYESPPLSEIIKVINKRSQNFYAEQVFRTLGKIFGGEGSTQKSVEVVKNALAQMGIAPESISIYDGSGLSRLNLVTPFQILTLLNYMYRQEYFSYFYESLPIAGVDGTLETRMRKTKAQGNVRAKTGYVQYTRSLSGYVKTLDGEIVAFAMMVNNYLVPVSTANMVQDIVCQRLANFSRTK encoded by the coding sequence ATGAAACGAAATCTAATTCTTCTTCCATTGCTTCTTTATTTTTACTCTTGTGCTTCCGCACAAAAAGTTGTTGAATCAGAAACACCTTCCGAAATAAAAACGGAAATTTCTTATTTTGAGGAAACATCATTAAGTAGATTAAGGGATGAACTTAATCAAATTTTTTCCGATCCAAATTTTTCAAACGCATATTGGGGTGTTGTCATTCAATCGCTTGAAACGGGCGAGTATTTTTACAGGTTGAATGAGCATAAAAGTTTTATACCAGCTTCAAATATGAAATTGTTTACAACAGCAGTTGCTCTTATAAAACTTGGTCCTGATTTCAAATACAAGACAAGTGTTTATACGGATGGTGAGATAAAAAATGGTGTCTTAAATGGAAATTTATTCGTCCGTGGAAGTGGCGACCCAACAATTTCAGGTAGGTTTAACAATGGGGATGTGATAAAAACATTCAAGGACTGGGCTGATAGCTTGAAAAATCTCGGGATAAGGGAGATAAATGGGGACATAGTGGGTGATGATAATTATTTTGATGATCAATACATGGGCACTGGCTGGGCATGGGATGATGAAACATATTGGTATTCGGCGCATATAAGTGCCTTGTCATTTAATGATAACTGTGTTGATTTTGAGATTAGACCCGGGAAAAAAATCGGCGATACAGCAATTGTGTTGCTTACCCCGAACACAAGCTATGTTAAGGTTGTAAATCGCGTTTTAACAGTTCATAGAGATAGCACGACCCAGATTGATTTCTTCAGAATCCCAGGGACAAACATAATAAATATCTTCGGGAGAATAAGTTTGAAGACGGGCTCGTATAAGGAATCAATCTCAATTCATAATCCGACGCTTTACACTGTAACTGTTTTTAAGGAAGTGCTTGAATCAAAAGGTATAAAGGTTAACGGCAAACCGATTGACATTGATGATACAAATCTTTCACCGAATTATGATGAAATGAAGGTTCTTGCTTCTTATGAGTCGCCCCCTTTGAGTGAAATAATAAAGGTGATAAACAAGCGGAGTCAGAATTTTTATGCTGAGCAAGTTTTCCGAACGCTTGGTAAAATTTTTGGTGGAGAGGGTTCAACGCAAAAGTCGGTTGAAGTTGTTAAAAATGCACTCGCGCAAATGGGTATCGCCCCTGAATCAATATCAATTTACGATGGTTCTGGTCTTTCAAGGTTAAATCTTGTGACGCCGTTTCAAATTTTGACGCTTTTAAACTATATGTACAGACAGGAGTATTTTTCCTATTTTTATGAATCGTTGCCAATTGCTGGTGTTGATGGGACGCTTGAGACAAGGATGAGGAAAACGAAAGCACAAGGAAATGTTAGAGCCAAGACCGGTTATGTTCAATATACGAGGTCGCTTTCAGGATATGTGAAAACCTTGGATGGGGAAATCGTTGCTTTTGCGATGATGGTTAATAATTATCTTGTTCCTGTATCTACGGCGAATATGGTTCAAGATATTGTGTGTCAGCGTTTGGCTAACTTTTCAAGGACAAAATGA
- a CDS encoding citrate synthase — protein sequence MSQAQTTQPTYVKGLENVIANQTKLCFIDGKRSKLLYLGYDIADLAEHSNFEEVAFLLWNYRLPKKDEYDEFVKAIRSEYEIPDSLITVMKLMPKDSDPMDVLRTAVSFLGLFDPERNDNSLEANRRKALRLTAKFPTIVAAWEQIRNGKEPIKPNKEFNIATNFLYMLKGGEPDELFAKIMDVALILHAEHEMNASTFSARVTISTLTDMYSAITSAIGTLKGPLHGGANREVMKYLLEIGELSKVDDFVKKAIEEKRKLEGFGHRVYKSMDPRALILKKYSKMLGEKLGNTKWYEMSARIEELWVKEFGEKGVWPNVDFYSASVYYYMGIPLDLYTPIFAVSRITGWTAHVLEQLSDNRIYRPRAEYIGPMDQTYIPIDQR from the coding sequence ATGTCCCAGGCACAAACAACACAACCCACCTATGTAAAGGGATTAGAAAATGTCATAGCAAACCAGACGAAGCTTTGCTTTATTGATGGAAAAAGAAGCAAGCTTCTTTATCTTGGCTATGACATTGCAGATTTAGCTGAACATTCAAACTTTGAAGAAGTTGCCTTCTTGTTGTGGAATTATCGCCTGCCGAAAAAAGATGAATACGATGAATTCGTAAAAGCCATCCGCTCCGAATATGAAATTCCTGACAGTCTTATCACCGTGATGAAGCTTATGCCGAAGGATTCAGACCCGATGGATGTCCTTAGGACCGCTGTGTCATTCCTTGGACTTTTTGATCCTGAAAGAAATGACAATTCACTTGAAGCAAATAGGAGAAAGGCACTGCGACTTACAGCTAAGTTCCCAACAATCGTAGCAGCTTGGGAACAGATAAGAAATGGAAAGGAACCGATAAAGCCGAACAAGGAATTTAACATAGCGACAAATTTTCTTTACATGTTGAAGGGGGGAGAACCCGACGAGCTTTTCGCAAAAATCATGGATGTGGCATTGATACTACACGCTGAGCATGAGATGAACGCATCAACTTTCTCTGCAAGAGTCACGATTTCAACACTTACAGATATGTATTCAGCCATAACATCAGCCATTGGCACTCTGAAAGGTCCGTTGCACGGTGGCGCTAATAGGGAAGTGATGAAATACCTACTTGAGATAGGTGAACTCTCAAAGGTTGATGATTTCGTTAAGAAAGCAATTGAAGAAAAGAGAAAACTTGAAGGTTTCGGACACAGAGTTTATAAATCAATGGACCCAAGGGCTTTGATTCTAAAGAAATACTCAAAGATGCTCGGTGAAAAGCTTGGGAATACGAAATGGTATGAGATGTCAGCAAGAATTGAAGAACTCTGGGTTAAAGAGTTCGGAGAGAAAGGCGTCTGGCCAAATGTTGATTTCTATTCTGCCTCGGTTTATTACTATATGGGGATACCGCTTGACCTTTATACACCAATCTTCGCTGTCAGCCGTATCACCGGATGGACAGCTCATGTACTTGAACAACTCTCGGATAATAGAATTTACAGACCGAGAGCAGAATATATCGGTCCTATGGATCAAACCTATATTCCAATTGATCAGCGTTAA